From the Cohaesibacter sp. ES.047 genome, the window GGTTCGATACCGCAGACTATGGCTGCAAGATTGCCGGTCTGGTGCCAACCAAACAGGATGACCCGCACGGCTTTGATGCTCTGGATCATATGGACGCCAAGGACATGCGCAAGATGGATCTCTTCATCCAGTATTCGCTGGCGGCAACTGAAGAAGCGTTGGCGCAAGCGGGATGGAAGCCGGAAGATGAGGAGCAAAAAGACCGAACAGCAACGATCATCGCAACTGGTGTTGGCGGTTTTCCTGTGATTACCCAAGCGGTGACAACAGTACAGCAACGCGGCCCGCGCAAGCTTTCACCGTTCGTCGTGCCGTCCTTTCTTGCCAATCTGGCCGCAGGTCAGGTCTCCATCCGTTATGGATTTTCCGGACCGGTTGGCTGTCCGGTGACCGCATGTGCTGCATCCTTACAGGCAATCGGCGATGGCATGCGGCTGATTGCATCAGGCGAAGCGGATGTTGCCGTTTGCGGCGGTGCGGATGCCTGTGTGGATCCGGTATCCATCGGTGGCTTTTCTGCTGCCAGAGCCTTGTCGGTCAGCCACAATGCCGAGCCGCAAAAGGCCTCGCGTCCTTTTGACAAGGGCCATGACGGCTTTGTGCTGTCCGAAGGTGCCGCGACCCTCGTGCTTGAACGATTGAGCCATGCCAGAAAAAGGGGGACTATTCCTCTAGCGATGCTCGCAGGCTACGGCACGACGGCCGATGCCTATCATGTCACCGCTGGTCGTCCGGATGGATCCGGTGCCGCACGATCCATGCGGCTTGCCTTGAAAATGGCCGGAGCCGACGCGGCCGACATCGACTATATCAATGGGCACAGCACCTCAACGCCGGTCGGAGATGCAGCCGAGATCGCCGCGATCCGGTCTGTCTTCCCGCAACGCGGCAAGGATCTTGCCGTCACTTCATCCAAATCGGCTATTGGACATTTGCTCGGAGCCGCTGGAGCCATTGAAGCGGTTTATTCGGTGCTGGCTCTGAGGGAGGATCTGGTGCCGCCGGGCCTTAACATCGACGAGTCGGAAGCCGACGCCGATATCTTCGAGCTTTCGCCCAACAAGGTGACGAAGAAGCGGCTTAACAGCATTCTTTCGAACGGTTTCGGATTCGGTGGTGTCAACGCGGCGCTGGTCATGCGCAAGGTTTCGTGATCAGCGAGGGGAGCCTTGGTGGCGCGACCAACAGCGGGCACGCCCGCAGCACAAATCAGGTGCGGGCGATAATTTCACGGCCAGATACATTGGCAAGTTCACCGCTGATGCCAACCTTGCGCCGTACGAGGAAGCGTGGGCGCCGTGCCGCGAACTGGGCGTGATGGCGGCGCGGTTTGATCGGTCCGGGAGCCAGTCCCGCCGGTACACCGCGTTCCCAGTCGACGGTGACATATCCGTCCGCATCGAGCGGCTGGTGCAGCATCGATAGACCATAGCGTCGAGACCAGCTTTTCCAGTCAACGGCCGCCTCTTCCAGATCGGTGGTGGCCATGACCGGAACCGTCAGATTCGGATCGTCATGGACGAGTTCCAGAATACAGATGAGCGGAGAGCCTTCACGCTTGCCAACGACAAAGCGCGCACCAACGCCCTTGAAATAGGACATGGGAACCCGAACGATCAGCGGCAGACCGCAGGTCAGGATGCTTTCGACAAGGGCATAATCTTCCTTGATCTGCACCATGCCGGGCACCTGACTGCCAAACAGGTCTGCTTCGTCCTGCCCTGCCAGTCTGGCGACTTTCGATCGGATGTCCGAGGATTGGAAATATTTCATCAGGTCGTGGGGGTCGACGCGTGCCGCCCCCTCGATCTGGTAGGAAATGGCTTCCGTGTATTTATGATTGTCGTGACGCCTCACGTGCCTTCTCCTGTGAGCTCCTGTTCGGATGCTTCTTTCTTGATGCCTCCAAGCTAGCAGGAACCATTGTTTATTTGCTTAAGTCGCAGGGTTAAAAAAGCGTGATATTTTATAGGGTTAGGGAATGGTTACCGAGGTGGGAGATTCACTTTTCCCTAACCAATCAAACGACTGGTTGCGTCAATGGGCCAATGCCTTTTTACTTGCTCCGTTTCCTAAGAGCCCCTAAGACTGAGGAATCCGAACGCCTCTCGCGTAATCGATTTCCGGAACCGCAAGCAAAGAGCCTTCATGTCAGACCTTCTCGACCAGTCCGTAAACCTTGAACGAGCCCAACATCTTGTTGAGGCTGCAATCAAAGCCGGCGCAGACTCCGCAGATGCCGTTGCCGCCCGCGCGGTTTCCAGTTCGGTCGGCCTGCGCGACGGAGCGCCTGAGGAGAATGAACACTCGGAGAATGACTCGCTGGCTTTGCGGGTCTTCATCGATGGCTGCAAGGCGTCCATTTCGACCAACACCACATCGGATCCCGAAATTCTGGCCAAGCTGGCAGAACGCGCCGTTGCTATGGCCCGCTTGTCGCCGCGCGATCCTTTCGCACGTCTGGCGGCACGCAGTGACCTGATGGAAAATGACATCGTCATCGACCGCGTCGCTGCGATTGATCCTTATGATCCGAGCATTCCCACCACCGAAGAGCTGCTCAAGATGGCCTATGAGGCCGAAGAGGGGGCGCTGCAAGTGGACGGGGTCACCAAATCGGGTGGCGCCACCGCAGGTCATTTTCTGGGTGGAGCCGTGCTGGCCACCTCGCATGGCTTTGTCGGTGCCTATCTGACTTCGCGCATTTCCTTCTCGGCCACCGCCATTGCCGGGCTGGGCATGAATATGGAGCGGGACTATTCCTTCTCGGCGGCCGTGCACAGAGAAGACCTCAAGGACCCCGCCTATGTGGGGCGCAGGGCAGGCGAACGCGCCACGGGGCGGGTCAATCCTGCCAAGATGGAAACCGGCACCTACGACGTCATTTTCGAGCCCAGAGTTGCCAACTCGCTGATTGGCCATTTGGCTTCGGCCATCAACGGCACCGCGATCGCGCGCCACACCTCGTTCCTGATGGATCGTCTCGGGCGTCAGATTTTCCCCAAAGGCATCAGCATAACCGATGACCCGACATTGGTCCGCGGCCTTGGCTCCCGTCCGTTCGATGGCGAAGGCGTGGATTGCAAACCACTGGCGCTGGTTGAGGATGGCTATCTGAACCAATGGGTGCTCGACAGCGCCACAGCTGCCGAACTGGGCCTGAAGACCAACGGCAGGGCAACGCGCTCCGGTGCAAACCCCTATCCGTCGACGACCAACCTGACGCTTACGCCAGGGTCACAGACCAAGGAAGACCTGATCCGTGGTGTCAAGGACGGGGTCTTTATCACCGACCTCATCGGGCACGGTGTCAACGGCGTGACGGGCGACTACTCGCGCGGTGCTGCAGGGTTCCGTATCCGCAACGGCGAGCTCGCCGAATCCATCTCCGAAATCACCATTGCGGGCAATCTCAGCGACATGTTCGCGCGGATCATTCCTGCGGATGACCTGAATTTCGAACAGGCGGTCAACGCGCCATCCATTCTGATCGAGGGAATGACTGTTGCAGGACGATAAGATGACGCCTTGCGCGGACTATCATGCCTTTCGTGAAGACACCAAGCTCCTTGAACAGGTTGCGCGTGAGGCGGGGGACGTTGCGCTCAAATTCTTCAAGAAGGACCCAGAGGTCTGGACCAAGAAAAATGACAGTCCGGTCACCGAAGCCGATCTGGCCGTCAACAATCTGATTGCAGAGCGCCTCATGGCGGCGCGCCCGAATTATGGCTGGCTGTCCGAGGAAAGCGAAGACAGCGACGACCGCCTCGAGAAGCGGCGGGTCTTTGTCATTGATCCCATCGACGGAACCCGCGCCTTCATTGATGGCGGCACCGAATGGACGATTTCCCTTGCCGTGGTGGAAAACGGCAGGCCGGTGGCCGCCGCTCTTTATGCACCTGTGCGGCATGAAATGTATCTGGCTTCCAAACTGTCAGGTTCAACCCTGAACGGAGCCAGACTGCGCTGTCCGCAACTGCGCACGCTCGAGGGCGCACGCGCCGCCGGTCCGCGTATTGTGATCGACAAGGGGCCGCTGGCCCGGGCCGGGGTTGAAGGGCGTGGCTATATTCGCTCGTTGGCCTATCGCATTGTGATGGTCGGCAATGGTGCGCTTGATCTGGCGCTTGCCCGTGAACATGCCAATGACTGGGATCTGGCCGCCGCTGATCTCATTCTCGAGGAAGCCGGTGGTGTTCTGCGTGACAATGCCAACCAGCCTCTTCGATACAATCGCAAAGACTGTCGCCACGGGTGCCTTTGTGCAGCCGGTCACCCGATTGCGGACCTGATGGCAGCCATCATGCCGGTTCTGCCGTTCCCCAAACGGCACTGAGGGCACTCTTCGGAACTCGACTTTCGCAGTATCTGGGGCATCAATCCCCACATTATGCGCAGTCGACTCTGGCCCTTTCTGTTCTTTACGGATAGATCTGCCAAGGAACAAACCATGTGCCTGTAAGGATGCTGACGAGGCGAACGGCCTCTATTCGTTGACCTCGACAGGCGCGGACTGACCAAAGGACTGGAGAGAGACTATGTCTGAAGAACAGCCAAAACAGCTTTTGCATATGGTGTTCGGTGGCGAACTGACCGATCTGGAAAGCATTGAATTCAAGGATCTCGACAAGCTCGATATCGTTGGCATCTATCCCAATTATGCGACCGCATTCGATGCCTGGAAATCCAAGGCGCAAAGCACGGTTGATAATGCACACATGCGCTATTTCGTCGTCCACATGCATCGTCTGATGGACCCTGAGGAAGAATAGGCGGTTCAGGCGATTGCCCACAAGCGCTTCCCGCGCAAAGGAGGAGGTGCCCATTTCGGCTCACTTCCTGT encodes:
- a CDS encoding TldD/PmbA family protein; translated protein: MSDLLDQSVNLERAQHLVEAAIKAGADSADAVAARAVSSSVGLRDGAPEENEHSENDSLALRVFIDGCKASISTNTTSDPEILAKLAERAVAMARLSPRDPFARLAARSDLMENDIVIDRVAAIDPYDPSIPTTEELLKMAYEAEEGALQVDGVTKSGGATAGHFLGGAVLATSHGFVGAYLTSRISFSATAIAGLGMNMERDYSFSAAVHREDLKDPAYVGRRAGERATGRVNPAKMETGTYDVIFEPRVANSLIGHLASAINGTAIARHTSFLMDRLGRQIFPKGISITDDPTLVRGLGSRPFDGEGVDCKPLALVEDGYLNQWVLDSATAAELGLKTNGRATRSGANPYPSTTNLTLTPGSQTKEDLIRGVKDGVFITDLIGHGVNGVTGDYSRGAAGFRIRNGELAESISEITIAGNLSDMFARIIPADDLNFEQAVNAPSILIEGMTVAGR
- a CDS encoding 3'(2'),5'-bisphosphate nucleotidase CysQ; protein product: MQDDKMTPCADYHAFREDTKLLEQVAREAGDVALKFFKKDPEVWTKKNDSPVTEADLAVNNLIAERLMAARPNYGWLSEESEDSDDRLEKRRVFVIDPIDGTRAFIDGGTEWTISLAVVENGRPVAAALYAPVRHEMYLASKLSGSTLNGARLRCPQLRTLEGARAAGPRIVIDKGPLARAGVEGRGYIRSLAYRIVMVGNGALDLALAREHANDWDLAAADLILEEAGGVLRDNANQPLRYNRKDCRHGCLCAAGHPIADLMAAIMPVLPFPKRH
- a CDS encoding DUF6101 family protein, whose amino-acid sequence is MRRHDNHKYTEAISYQIEGAARVDPHDLMKYFQSSDIRSKVARLAGQDEADLFGSQVPGMVQIKEDYALVESILTCGLPLIVRVPMSYFKGVGARFVVGKREGSPLICILELVHDDPNLTVPVMATTDLEEAAVDWKSWSRRYGLSMLHQPLDADGYVTVDWERGVPAGLAPGPIKPRRHHAQFAARRPRFLVRRKVGISGELANVSGREIIART
- the fabF gene encoding beta-ketoacyl-ACP synthase II — translated: MRNLEERTDDPIVVTGLGAVSPLGVGVATNWKRLIAGQSGIVTNTRFDTADYGCKIAGLVPTKQDDPHGFDALDHMDAKDMRKMDLFIQYSLAATEEALAQAGWKPEDEEQKDRTATIIATGVGGFPVITQAVTTVQQRGPRKLSPFVVPSFLANLAAGQVSIRYGFSGPVGCPVTACAASLQAIGDGMRLIASGEADVAVCGGADACVDPVSIGGFSAARALSVSHNAEPQKASRPFDKGHDGFVLSEGAATLVLERLSHARKRGTIPLAMLAGYGTTADAYHVTAGRPDGSGAARSMRLALKMAGADAADIDYINGHSTSTPVGDAAEIAAIRSVFPQRGKDLAVTSSKSAIGHLLGAAGAIEAVYSVLALREDLVPPGLNIDESEADADIFELSPNKVTKKRLNSILSNGFGFGGVNAALVMRKVS
- a CDS encoding DUF4170 domain-containing protein; this translates as MSEEQPKQLLHMVFGGELTDLESIEFKDLDKLDIVGIYPNYATAFDAWKSKAQSTVDNAHMRYFVVHMHRLMDPEEE